Proteins from a single region of Syntrophales bacterium:
- a CDS encoding TIGR03084 family metal-binding protein translates to MKELLTDLANEQAALDGLVAGIREDQWTVMTPFPEWTVQDQISHLAFFDGAAVLAMTDPRAFQAQTASFPQDETVFEVTLEKGRRMAPADLLAWWRRERESLLEALGSRGVKDRIEWFGPPMSVRTLATARLMETWAHGQDVVDALGLLRPATKRLRHIAQLGYITFGWSFFNRRLDPPDRLIRLELLAPDGDTWAWGPETADETVRGTAEDFCLVVTQRRHPGDTGLQCSGPVTEQWLLYAQAFAGPPTLGPKPGSFPKAGE, encoded by the coding sequence GTGAAGGAGCTGCTGACGGATCTTGCGAATGAGCAGGCGGCCCTGGACGGCCTGGTGGCGGGCATCCGGGAGGACCAGTGGACTGTCATGACCCCCTTTCCCGAGTGGACCGTACAGGACCAGATCAGCCACCTGGCTTTTTTCGACGGGGCGGCGGTTCTGGCGATGACGGATCCGCGGGCCTTTCAGGCGCAGACGGCGTCGTTCCCGCAGGACGAGACGGTCTTCGAGGTCACCCTGGAAAAGGGACGGCGGATGGCGCCGGCGGATCTGCTGGCCTGGTGGCGCCGCGAACGGGAATCCCTCCTGGAGGCTCTCGGCAGCCGGGGAGTGAAGGACCGGATCGAATGGTTCGGTCCACCCATGAGCGTCCGGACCCTGGCCACGGCCCGCCTGATGGAGACCTGGGCCCACGGACAGGACGTCGTCGATGCCCTGGGACTGCTGCGTCCCGCCACGAAGCGGCTTCGCCACATCGCCCAGCTGGGGTACATCACCTTCGGCTGGAGCTTCTTCAATCGCCGCCTCGATCCGCCCGACCGGTTGATCCGGCTGGAACTCCTGGCTCCGGATGGCGATACTTGGGCATGGGGTCCCGAGACGGCCGACGAGACCGTCCGCGGAACGGCGGAGGACTTCTGCCTCGTCGTCACCCAGCGCCGCCATCCCGGCGATACGGGGCTTCAGTGCAGCGGTCCCGTGACGGAGCAGTGGCTCCTGTACGCCCAGGCCTTTGCCGGTCCGCCGACTCTCGGCCCCAAGCCGGGAAGCTTTCCCAAGGCGGGAGAGTGA
- a CDS encoding TIGR03960 family B12-binding radical SAM protein has protein sequence MNWEDLLVSVEKPGRYIGGEVNSLRRDPASCRLRFALAFPDAYEVGMSHLGLQILYSILGARPGILVERCFAPWPDMERLLRETGVPLSSLESGIPLRDFDVVGFSLQYELCFTNVLNMLDLGGIPLRSADRRDGDPVVVAGGPCAFNPAPVAAFIDAFAVGEGEEVVSEIAAAVLEGRERGEGRRGVLERLAALEGVYVPSLPPAGRVRKRVVADLNRWREPQRPVVPLVKAVHDRVNLEIARGCTRGCRFCQAGMVWRPVRERDPALLVEMADSMLCATGYDELSLLSLSSGDYSRIEPLLECLMARHYDDRVALALPSLRVETLTGNLIEQVRRVRKTSFTLAPEAGTQRLRNRINKGNSEEDLIRTASRVFDAGWRSLKLYFMIGLPGETPDDLEGIAGLAYRTLGVAGKRGQVTVSLSTFVPKPHTPFQWDAQASLDETVGKQLFFRERIRNRNLPVKWHDARMSLLEGVFSRGDERLADLLEGAFRLGCRFDGWSDHYRFELWEEAMHGAGIRPEEYLRERGTGEALPWDVIDAGVERDFLLEERERGRWEETTADCRTAGCTNCGACDHDVVRIVEAAEEALPEPDTGEGSRMPDVAIPVCYRMTFAKRGTSRFLSHLELSAALLRAMKQAGLSFVFSGGFHPHPKVSFASATAVGMESAAEYLEAQVQEKDPSPLSLPGRINAFLPAGLEITAVEEIPPFGWSLAEQVTGFSFRISLPRETSPAEWDRLAGCTGAFLAAESFPVTREAKGKVTTRDVRPLVTRLSVDPSASTVEADVTISPAGSVRPMEILTQVLGIPKADAARLPVLKTGTFFR, from the coding sequence ATGAACTGGGAAGATCTGCTGGTATCCGTTGAGAAGCCAGGCCGGTACATCGGCGGCGAGGTGAATTCCCTGCGGAGGGATCCCGCTTCCTGCCGGCTCCGGTTTGCCCTGGCCTTTCCCGACGCCTACGAAGTGGGCATGTCCCACCTGGGGCTCCAGATCCTTTACTCAATCCTCGGTGCCCGGCCCGGCATCCTGGTGGAGCGCTGCTTCGCTCCCTGGCCGGACATGGAGCGCCTGCTCCGGGAAACGGGGGTCCCCCTCTCTTCCCTCGAATCCGGAATCCCCCTCCGGGACTTCGACGTCGTCGGTTTTTCCCTTCAGTACGAACTCTGCTTCACGAACGTCCTCAACATGCTGGACCTGGGAGGCATCCCCCTCCGGAGCGCCGACAGGCGGGACGGGGATCCCGTCGTGGTCGCGGGCGGTCCCTGCGCCTTCAACCCGGCTCCCGTGGCGGCCTTTATCGACGCCTTTGCCGTCGGCGAGGGGGAGGAGGTCGTCTCGGAGATTGCCGCGGCAGTCCTGGAAGGCCGCGAACGGGGAGAGGGGCGCCGGGGCGTCCTGGAGCGCCTGGCCGCCCTGGAGGGCGTGTATGTTCCATCCCTGCCGCCGGCGGGTCGTGTCCGGAAGCGCGTCGTGGCGGATCTCAACCGGTGGCGGGAGCCGCAGCGGCCCGTGGTTCCCCTGGTGAAGGCCGTCCACGACCGGGTAAACCTGGAGATCGCCCGGGGATGCACCCGGGGGTGCCGCTTCTGCCAGGCCGGCATGGTCTGGCGTCCCGTACGGGAGCGGGACCCGGCCCTGCTCGTGGAGATGGCCGACAGCATGCTCTGCGCCACCGGCTACGACGAGCTCTCGCTCCTCTCGCTCAGCTCGGGCGATTACAGCCGGATCGAGCCGCTCCTGGAGTGCCTCATGGCCCGCCACTACGACGACCGGGTTGCCCTGGCCCTGCCGTCGCTCCGCGTGGAGACCCTCACGGGGAATCTCATCGAGCAGGTCCGGCGGGTCCGCAAGACGAGCTTCACCCTGGCCCCGGAGGCGGGGACCCAGCGCCTGCGGAACCGGATCAACAAAGGGAACTCGGAGGAGGACCTTATTCGCACGGCCTCCCGGGTCTTCGATGCGGGCTGGCGGTCCCTGAAACTCTATTTCATGATCGGTCTTCCCGGGGAGACCCCGGACGACCTTGAGGGGATCGCCGGACTGGCATACCGGACGCTGGGCGTGGCGGGGAAGCGGGGACAGGTGACGGTGAGCCTGTCCACCTTCGTGCCGAAACCCCACACTCCTTTCCAGTGGGATGCGCAGGCCTCCCTGGATGAAACCGTCGGGAAGCAGCTGTTTTTCCGGGAGCGGATCCGGAACCGGAACCTCCCCGTCAAGTGGCACGACGCCCGGATGAGCCTCCTGGAAGGCGTTTTCTCCCGGGGGGACGAGCGTCTGGCGGACCTGCTGGAAGGGGCGTTCCGCCTGGGATGCCGGTTCGACGGCTGGTCCGACCACTACCGTTTCGAACTCTGGGAAGAGGCCATGCACGGGGCGGGCATCCGTCCGGAGGAGTACCTGCGGGAGCGCGGAACCGGCGAGGCGCTGCCCTGGGACGTCATCGACGCCGGTGTAGAGCGGGATTTCCTCCTGGAGGAGCGGGAACGGGGCCGGTGGGAAGAGACCACGGCGGACTGCCGGACCGCCGGGTGCACGAACTGCGGAGCATGCGACCACGACGTGGTCCGCATCGTCGAGGCTGCCGAGGAAGCGCTCCCGGAGCCGGATACGGGAGAGGGGAGCCGGATGCCCGACGTCGCGATCCCCGTCTGTTACCGGATGACCTTCGCCAAGCGGGGGACGTCGCGTTTTCTCTCCCACCTGGAGCTGTCGGCGGCCCTCCTCCGGGCCATGAAGCAGGCCGGCCTGTCCTTCGTGTTCAGCGGCGGATTCCATCCCCACCCGAAGGTCTCCTTCGCCTCAGCCACCGCCGTCGGCATGGAAAGCGCGGCCGAATACCTGGAGGCCCAGGTCCAGGAAAAGGACCCTTCGCCGCTCTCCCTCCCGGGGCGGATCAACGCCTTCCTGCCGGCCGGCCTGGAGATCACCGCGGTCGAGGAGATCCCCCCCTTCGGATGGTCCCTGGCGGAGCAGGTCACCGGTTTTTCCTTCCGGATCTCCCTGCCCCGGGAGACCTCTCCAGCCGAGTGGGACCGCCTGGCCGGCTGCACCGGGGCATTCCTGGCGGCGGAGAGCTTTCCCGTCACCCGGGAGGCAAAGGGCAAGGTCACGACCCGGGACGTCCGTCCCCTGGTGACCCGCCTCTCGGTGGATCCGTCCGCCTCCACCGTGGAGGCCGACGTGACGATCAGCCCGGCGGGCTCCGTCCGCCCCATGGAGATCCTCACGCAGGTCCTCGGCATCCCGAAAGCGGACGCGGCTCGCCTGCCCGTCCTCAAGACGGGGACCTTCTTCCGGTGA
- the rplU gene encoding 50S ribosomal protein L21, whose amino-acid sequence MYAVIQTGGKQHRVSEGDVLAVEKIEGQKGDAVVFSEVLLVSKDEDVRIGQPFVDGAKVVGEIVAQEKGPKIVVFKMKRRKGFRKKTGHRQLLTRMKIKEISL is encoded by the coding sequence ATGTACGCAGTCATCCAGACGGGTGGTAAACAGCACCGGGTTTCCGAAGGCGATGTCCTGGCGGTTGAAAAGATCGAGGGGCAGAAGGGAGACGCGGTGGTGTTCAGTGAGGTTCTCCTGGTTTCGAAAGATGAAGATGTCCGGATCGGCCAGCCTTTCGTGGATGGCGCAAAGGTCGTCGGAGAGATCGTCGCCCAGGAGAAGGGTCCCAAGATTGTCGTCTTCAAAATGAAGCGCCGCAAGGGATTCCGCAAGAAGACGGGACACAGGCAGCTTCTCACCCGAATGAAGATCAAAGAAATTTCTCTGTAG
- the rpmA gene encoding 50S ribosomal protein L27 yields MAHKKGQGSSRNGRDSNAQRRGVKVYGGQKITAGSIIIRQLGTKIHPGNNVGMGKDYTLFAKIDGVVTFERLDKTRKKVSVYAAA; encoded by the coding sequence ATGGCACACAAGAAAGGACAGGGGAGCTCCCGGAACGGCCGGGACAGCAATGCCCAGCGCCGGGGCGTGAAGGTCTACGGCGGCCAGAAGATTACCGCCGGCTCCATCATCATCCGCCAGCTGGGAACCAAAATTCATCCGGGCAACAACGTCGGCATGGGGAAGGATTACACCCTCTTCGCCAAGATTGACGGAGTCGTGACGTTCGAGAGGCTCGACAAGACGCGCAAGAAGGTCAGCGTCTACGCCGCCGCTTAA
- the obgE gene encoding GTPase ObgE, with protein MKFIDEAKIYVKAGDGGRGCVSFRREKYVPRGGPDGGDGGKGGDVILVPTTALQTLLDLKYRQHHTADRGGHGGGNNRTGRNSQDIRIRVPVGTLVKDAETGELLADLTEEGLEFTVARGGIGGKGNAFFKTSTNQAPRFSQEGIPGEERTILLELKLLADVGIVGLPNVGKSTFISRVSAARPKIADYPFTTLVPNLGVVRYTDDRSFVVADIPGLIRGASEGHGMGIQFLRHIERTVVLLHILDISGEDEASGWERYETVNTELGRFNPSLLKKPQVVAVNKTDLTEVRERLQKEIDTFAAKGIKIHTFSAVTGEGLAVVLHAVAAELEKQREPIQ; from the coding sequence ATGAAATTCATCGACGAGGCAAAAATCTACGTGAAGGCCGGTGACGGCGGCCGGGGCTGCGTCAGCTTCCGCCGGGAGAAGTATGTCCCCCGGGGCGGCCCCGACGGCGGCGACGGCGGCAAGGGTGGAGATGTGATCCTCGTGCCGACGACAGCCCTGCAGACGCTCCTGGATCTGAAGTACCGCCAGCACCATACGGCCGATCGTGGAGGGCATGGCGGCGGCAACAACCGGACAGGCAGGAACTCCCAGGACATCCGGATCCGCGTTCCCGTCGGCACCCTCGTCAAGGATGCCGAAACGGGCGAACTCCTGGCGGACCTGACAGAGGAGGGCCTGGAATTTACCGTCGCCCGGGGCGGCATCGGGGGAAAAGGGAACGCTTTTTTCAAGACATCCACCAACCAGGCGCCGCGATTTTCCCAGGAAGGCATACCCGGCGAGGAGCGGACGATCCTGCTGGAGCTGAAGCTCCTGGCGGATGTCGGGATCGTGGGGCTTCCCAATGTCGGGAAATCCACGTTCATCTCCCGTGTCTCCGCAGCCCGCCCCAAGATCGCCGACTATCCCTTTACAACGCTGGTTCCAAATCTCGGTGTCGTCCGCTATACCGACGACCGGTCCTTCGTCGTCGCCGACATCCCGGGCCTGATCCGCGGGGCCTCGGAAGGCCACGGCATGGGCATCCAGTTCCTCCGGCACATCGAGCGGACGGTTGTCCTGCTCCACATCCTGGACATCTCCGGCGAGGACGAGGCATCCGGCTGGGAACGCTACGAGACGGTGAACACCGAGCTGGGACGCTTCAATCCCTCCCTCCTGAAAAAGCCCCAGGTCGTGGCGGTCAACAAGACGGACCTGACGGAGGTCCGGGAAAGGTTGCAAAAAGAAATTGACACGTTCGCCGCAAAAGGGATAAAAATCCATACCTTTTCGGCAGTTACCGGCGAGGGGCTGGCTGTGGTCCTCCACGCCGTGGCGGCGGAACTGGAAAAGCAGAGGGAACCCATCCAATGA
- the proB gene encoding glutamate 5-kinase: protein MNMVRKDVLGSVKRVVVKIGSAVVTGEDGIDRDIIEQLVGEVAALIGRGCQVVIVTSGAIASGKHRMGITTPLKSMPQKQAAAAIGQGRLMRVYSNAFGRHGIYVGQILLTMSDLTDRKRFINVRNTMTTLMEWGVVPIINENDTVAVDEIKFGDNDSLAAMVANIVEAHLLVNLTSTEGLYDRNPAKSKKAKILHLVEEITDDIQAAATDETSDVGTGGMRSKVLAARRVTAFGIPYIIASGKRKGVLTGILDGEEIGTLFLPSSEHLNSRKYWIAFTLRSRGKLVLDDGAKKALLEHGKSLLPSGILNVDGEFGVGDPVICVDQQGMLLAKGLVNFSAQDVRKIMGLKTSKIQQVLGYKDYDEVIHRDNMAVSKEPRRVR from the coding sequence ATGAATATGGTGCGGAAAGACGTCCTGGGGTCGGTGAAGCGAGTCGTCGTCAAGATCGGTTCGGCCGTGGTGACGGGCGAGGACGGGATCGACCGCGACATCATCGAGCAGCTTGTCGGCGAGGTGGCCGCCCTGATCGGGAGAGGGTGCCAGGTGGTCATCGTCACCTCCGGCGCCATCGCCTCCGGCAAACACCGCATGGGCATCACGACCCCCTTGAAGAGCATGCCCCAGAAGCAGGCGGCGGCGGCCATCGGACAGGGCAGGCTGATGCGGGTCTATTCGAACGCCTTCGGCCGGCACGGCATCTACGTGGGGCAGATCCTCCTCACCATGAGCGACCTGACGGACCGGAAGCGGTTCATCAACGTCCGCAACACCATGACGACCCTGATGGAGTGGGGCGTCGTGCCGATCATCAACGAGAACGACACCGTCGCCGTGGACGAAATCAAGTTCGGCGACAACGACTCCCTGGCCGCCATGGTGGCCAACATCGTCGAGGCCCACCTCCTGGTCAACCTGACCAGCACGGAGGGCCTCTACGACCGGAATCCCGCCAAGTCGAAAAAGGCGAAGATCCTGCATCTCGTCGAGGAGATCACCGACGACATCCAGGCGGCGGCGACGGACGAGACATCCGACGTGGGGACCGGTGGCATGCGGAGCAAGGTCCTGGCCGCCCGCCGGGTCACCGCCTTCGGGATCCCCTACATCATCGCCTCGGGCAAACGGAAGGGAGTCCTGACGGGCATCCTGGACGGGGAGGAGATCGGCACCCTGTTCCTGCCTTCCAGCGAGCACCTCAACAGCCGCAAGTACTGGATCGCCTTCACCCTCCGCTCCCGGGGGAAACTCGTCCTCGACGACGGGGCGAAGAAGGCCCTGCTGGAGCATGGGAAGAGCCTCCTGCCCTCGGGTATCCTGAACGTGGATGGGGAATTCGGCGTCGGGGACCCGGTGATCTGCGTCGATCAGCAGGGGATGCTCCTGGCCAAGGGGCTGGTCAACTTCAGCGCCCAGGACGTCCGGAAGATCATGGGGCTCAAGACCTCGAAGATCCAGCAGGTCCTGGGATACAAAGATTACGACGAGGTCATCCACCGGGACAACATGGCCGTCTCCAAGGAGCCGCGCCGGGTCCGGTAG
- a CDS encoding efflux transporter outer membrane subunit: protein MSRKTILCLAVTAVLLGGCTLAPKYTRPAPPVPAEWPSGAAYTETTEAVPAPAAWELQWRDFITDGGLRDIVEIALANNRDLRLAVLNVEKAEALYGIQRASLLPSVNATGSVYRERIPADLSSSGTDMISRKNSVAAGVSAWEIDFFGRLQSLKDEAWEQYLATDQDRRSARIMLVSAVANTYFALAADRENLKLATATLEAQETTYNLVRKRHDVGLVSALILRQAQSQVEAARGNVARYTQLAAQDENALRLLAGSPLPPELLPESLTRIEPPVEIASGLTSDPLLKRPDVLAAEHRLKAAHADIGAARAAFFPRISLSTTIGTASAELSGLFRAGSAAWTFAPQIVLPIFDARTWSAYEVTKVAREMAVAQYEKTIQTAFRETADALAVRGTVEQQIAAQQALVEALAEAFRLSNARYEKGIDSYLGVLDAQRSLYSAQQGLISLRLARYANQVTLYKVLGGGV, encoded by the coding sequence ATGAGCAGAAAGACCATTCTTTGCCTGGCCGTGACGGCGGTGCTCCTCGGTGGATGCACGCTGGCCCCGAAATACACCAGGCCCGCTCCTCCCGTTCCCGCGGAGTGGCCGTCCGGGGCGGCCTACACGGAAACGACAGAGGCCGTGCCAGCCCCGGCCGCGTGGGAATTGCAATGGCGGGATTTCATCACCGACGGGGGCCTGCGGGACATCGTCGAGATCGCCCTCGCCAACAACCGCGACCTCCGCCTGGCCGTCCTGAACGTCGAAAAGGCGGAGGCGCTCTACGGAATCCAGAGAGCGTCCCTCCTGCCGTCGGTCAACGCAACCGGCAGCGTGTACAGGGAACGGATCCCGGCGGACCTCTCGAGCTCCGGAACAGACATGATATCCAGGAAAAACAGCGTCGCCGCCGGCGTCAGCGCCTGGGAGATCGACTTCTTCGGCCGCCTCCAGAGCCTGAAGGACGAGGCATGGGAACAGTACCTCGCCACGGACCAGGATCGCCGGAGCGCCCGGATCATGCTCGTCTCCGCCGTGGCCAACACCTATTTCGCCCTGGCGGCGGACCGGGAGAACCTGAAACTGGCAACCGCCACCCTGGAGGCGCAGGAGACCACCTACAACCTGGTCCGGAAGCGTCACGACGTGGGACTGGTCTCGGCGCTGATCCTCCGGCAGGCCCAGAGCCAGGTGGAGGCGGCCCGGGGAAACGTCGCCCGGTACACGCAACTGGCCGCGCAGGATGAAAACGCCCTCCGTCTCCTGGCCGGCTCCCCCCTGCCGCCGGAGCTCCTGCCGGAGTCGCTGACCCGCATCGAGCCGCCCGTGGAAATCGCTTCCGGCCTGACATCGGACCCGCTCCTCAAGCGGCCGGACGTACTGGCGGCGGAGCACAGGCTCAAGGCAGCCCACGCCGACATCGGCGCCGCCCGGGCGGCCTTCTTCCCCCGCATCTCCCTCTCCACGACCATCGGCACGGCCAGCGCCGAACTGTCGGGGCTCTTCCGCGCCGGCTCCGCCGCGTGGACCTTCGCGCCGCAGATCGTGCTGCCGATCTTTGATGCCCGCACGTGGTCGGCTTACGAGGTGACGAAAGTGGCCCGGGAAATGGCGGTGGCCCAGTACGAGAAGACCATTCAGACGGCGTTCCGGGAAACGGCCGACGCCCTTGCCGTGCGGGGCACCGTGGAGCAGCAGATCGCGGCCCAGCAGGCGCTGGTCGAGGCGCTCGCGGAGGCCTTCCGCCTTTCCAATGCCCGGTACGAAAAGGGAATCGACAGCTACCTGGGCGTTCTCGATGCCCAGCGCTCCCTCTACAGCGCACAACAGGGACTGATCTCCCTGCGCTTGGCCCGGTACGCCAACCAGGTCACCCTCTACAAGGTTCTGGGCGGGGGAGTCTGA